The Labrys wisconsinensis genome contains the following window.
CTTCGCCGGCGACGCCGAGGGCGCGGAGGACCTGTTCGACGCCTATCTGCCGATCCTGCGCCACGAGCAGCAGCTCGGCTTCGGCCTCGCCGTGCGCAAGGACATCCTGCGCCGGCGCGGCGCCATCGCCTCCTCGGCGATCCGCCATCCCGGGCCGAAGCTCACTGCCCGCGACCACCAGGAGCTCGACGAATTGATGGCCCGCCTCGAAGCCAAGCTGGCGCGGGTGGCCTGAGATGGACCTCGGCTTGCAGGACAGGACCGCGCTGGTCCTCGGCTCGACCCGCGGCCTGGGCGAGGCCATTGCCCGGACACTGGCGGCCGAAGGCGCCACGGTCATCGTCGCCGGCCGGGACGAGGCCCGCCTCGCCGCGGTCGTGGGCGAGATCCGCGCCGCCGGCGGCAAGGCCCAGGCGCTGCGCCTCGACCTCGCCGACCGGGACGGCCTCGCGGCGGCGCTCGACCCGCTGATCGGGCCGGACGGGCTCGGGCGGATCGACATCCTGGTCAACAACGGCGGCGGCCCGCCGCCGGGGCCGGTCGCAGCGGTGGAGCCTGCGCAGTGGAGCCACAGCTTCGAGACGATGGCCAATGCGGCGTTCACGATCACGGCGCGGCTGCTGCCGGGCATGCGGGCGCGGCGCTTCGGGCGGATCGTCAACATCGTCTCGTCAGGCGTGGCGCAGCCGATCCCCAATCTCGGCATCTCCAACGCCGTGCGCGCCGCGATCCTCGGCTGGGCCAAGACGCTCGCCGCCGAGGTCGCCGCCGACGGGGTGACGGTCAATTCGGTGCTGCCGGGACGCATCCATACCAGGCGCGTCGACGAGCTCGACGCTGCTGCTGCGGGTCGTGCCGGCAGAACCGTCGAGGAGATCGCGCAGGCCTCTCGCGCGACCATCCCGATGGGCCGCTACGGCGACCCGCAGGAATTCGCCGACGTGGTCGCCTTCCTCGCCAGCTCCCGGGCGAGCTACGTCACCGGCTCGCAGGTGCGGGTCGACGGCGGCATGATCCGCGGGCTGTGAGGCGCAGGGCGGCATGGCGGAGTGCCTGATCGTCCAACCGATCCATGCCGCCGGCATCGCCGTGCTGGAGCGGGCCGGTATCCGCGCCGTCCAGGCTTCGTCCGCCGAGCCGGCGGCGGTGCTGCGCGAGGTCGCCGGCGCCACGGCGGTGATCACCCGCAATGCCGGCCTGTCGGCGGCGGCGATCGCCGCGGCGCCGCATCTGCGGGTCATCGCCGTGCATGGGGTCGGGACCGACCCGGTGGCGGTGGAGGCGGCGACGGCGCGCGGCATCGCCGTGGTCAACACGCCGGGCAGCAATGCCCGCTCGGTCGCCGAGCACGCCATCGCCCTGACCTTCGCGCTGGCGCGGTCGATCGTGCCCGCCGATGCGGCGGCGCGGGCCGGCGACACCGGCTTCAAGCACCGGGCCGGGCTGACAGACCTGGAGGGCGCGACGTTCGGGGTGGCGGGCTTCGGTGCCGCCGGCCGGGTCACGGCCGGGCTGGCGCGCTCGCTCGGCATGCGCGTCCTGGTCTGGTCGCGCAGCACGTCCGTGGCGGCCTGCGCCGAGGCCGGCGCCGAGCGGGCCGAAAGCCTGGAGGCGCTGCTCGCGGCTGCCGACGTCGTCTCGCTGCACCTGCCGCTGACATCGGCGACCCGCGGCCTGATCGGACCGCGCGAGCTGGCGCTGATGAAGCCGTCCGCGCTGCTGATCAACACCGGGCGCGGGGCGCTCGTCGACGAGGCGGCGCTGGCCGAGGCGCTGCGCGAGCGGCGAATCGGCGGCGCCGGCCTGGATGTGTTCGTGCAGGAGCCGCTGCCGGCGCATTCGCCCCTGGCCGGCCTCGACACCGTGGTGCTCAGCCCGCATCTCGCCGGATCCAGCCGCCAGGCGCTGGAGCGCACGGCCCGGCTCGCGGCCGAGCAGGTCGTGACCGTGCTGGCCGGCGGGACGCCGCCGCACCTGGTCAATCCGGCCGTGCGGGCCGTGCAGCCGGGAGACACGCCATGACCGCTCTGCGGATCGACGCCGGCCTCGCCGAGCGCCTGTTCGAGGAGCTGCGGGCCCGCACCGCCGACCCGCCCGGTGTCACCCGCGCCGCCTATGGCGAGGGCGAGGAGATCGGCCATGCCATCGTCCGGCGCGAGGCCGCTGTGCTGGGCCTCGACAGCGCGGTCGATGCTGCCGGCAACCTCTATCTCACCCTTGCCGGCCGCGATCCGACGCTGCCGGGCTGGATCGTCGGCTCGCACATCGATTCGGTGCCGCATGGCGGCAATTTCGACGGCGCCGCGGGGGTGTTCGCCGGGCTCTGCGCCGTCGAGGCCCTGATCACCGCCGGCATCCGGCCGCGGCGCGCCGTCACGGTGATGGTGACCCGGGCCGAGGAGAGCACCTGGTTCCCCGTGTCCTATCCCGGCAGCCGCGCCGCCTTCGGCCGCCTGCCGCCGGAGACGCTCGAGCTCAGGCGCGCCGATACCGGACGGACGCTCCGCGAGCACATGGCGGCGCTGGGGCTGCGGCCGGAG
Protein-coding sequences here:
- a CDS encoding hydroxyacid dehydrogenase, with product MAECLIVQPIHAAGIAVLERAGIRAVQASSAEPAAVLREVAGATAVITRNAGLSAAAIAAAPHLRVIAVHGVGTDPVAVEAATARGIAVVNTPGSNARSVAEHAIALTFALARSIVPADAAARAGDTGFKHRAGLTDLEGATFGVAGFGAAGRVTAGLARSLGMRVLVWSRSTSVAACAEAGAERAESLEALLAAADVVSLHLPLTSATRGLIGPRELALMKPSALLINTGRGALVDEAALAEALRERRIGGAGLDVFVQEPLPAHSPLAGLDTVVLSPHLAGSSRQALERTARLAAEQVVTVLAGGTPPHLVNPAVRAVQPGDTP
- a CDS encoding SDR family oxidoreductase; the encoded protein is MDLGLQDRTALVLGSTRGLGEAIARTLAAEGATVIVAGRDEARLAAVVGEIRAAGGKAQALRLDLADRDGLAAALDPLIGPDGLGRIDILVNNGGGPPPGPVAAVEPAQWSHSFETMANAAFTITARLLPGMRARRFGRIVNIVSSGVAQPIPNLGISNAVRAAILGWAKTLAAEVAADGVTVNSVLPGRIHTRRVDELDAAAAGRAGRTVEEIAQASRATIPMGRYGDPQEFADVVAFLASSRASYVTGSQVRVDGGMIRGL